A window of Dermacentor andersoni chromosome 4, qqDerAnde1_hic_scaffold, whole genome shotgun sequence genomic DNA:
AAGCATGCGTCACCTATTGTGAGGTCAGATCACGGACGTTTTAGAGGTCGTCTTATGTGCCCGGCATACTGATGCAGTTCACGGCAAACTCATCAAATTATTCGATTGAGAAACCTGGGATGCTTACCTCGGTTCAGTGCTTCAGTTGCATCGAAGCTCTTTGCTGGCTTTCTCTGGTGCGGCTTGCCCACAGAACAAATAGAGCAATCTTTTGCGAATATTCCTTGCAACTAGCACTGCAGTATAGAAGGGCTGAGTTTATTAGATCATTGAGCGACTTACACAGACCTTTCAGTGTGGTCACACTTCGCTAGAAAAATTGAGCTCCACATTTTGCTGAGGAATTTCAACTCGTTTGGAGCGGCTGCCGGGAATTACGTGTAATAAATGAATGTACGCGAATATGTAATGACTAGCATTACGAACTGAAAAAAAGAGAACGGTTCTAAATTAAAGAGTGCACCATAAATTGTTCGACTAGGCCATGGTAAGCATGCACATTATTTGTCACGACTTCATTTTAGTCACAACCACAACCAATTTGTGAAAGTAATGATTTTAATAATGGGAGTGCGCAGAGCATGCTCCCAAATGAAGAGCACCGACCTCCGCGAAATTCTCTGTTACATAGCTGCAAGCTGGTGAAATTTATAAGCAAATTGTAGAATTATTATATGGCTTTATGACAGGCTCAATAGATGACGCAGCTTTGAGCAGACGAAAAAGAGAATGAACGAGACTTCGTACAAACAGCTTTACTGGACTGAATTACACTATGTACAAAGTTGCGCCAATTGGCGCTCACTGCGGGCAGAGCCCGACGTCGTGCAGATCGGAAATCGAACGGTGCTGCTTCATTCAATTTCACTCACATTCGCTATCTTTACCGGTTAGTTCCGAGGTAACAATAAATAAGTTCGTTGTACAGCAGTTGAACAAACGACTGAACGAAGTACAGATGGGCTCTTGAAATCCGGCGGCGTGAAACATCCGGTCTCACTTGGCGCTCTTTCACTGGGGTGCAGCTATATTACACTCACGCGGCTAATGCTGATGGTAGGTAATCACAagaaacacacgcaaacacgcactAACACACATGTAGGTCAATCATTCGTCCTGACGTTGCACGCCAACAGTTTCTTCAGCTTGCTCATCTTCCTGTTTCACGTGCCTCACCGTTTCACCCGTTCTGATTCTCTTTGATGTGCattatattttccttttttgtggtCTTATTAGACACAGTAAAAACGATAGCCACCTCATTCGCGCTCTGGTaccttttgtttctttgttttcttacGAGTGCTCAATCTTCTCATTTCGGAGAGAGTCCTTCAACGCATGTCGTCGAATCGTGGATGCCGCAGAGCATTCCCCCTTGCTACGGCAACTCTCTTTTCTACCAATTTGCGGGCGAAAGCTTTGCCGCCTCGTGGAGTTGTACTTGTGATCTTCCTGTAGGCAGTATTGTACAAGGCGGCAAAGACCAGCCTTCTTGGCTGACCATTTGTGTTCTCGCAGTGAATAAGAACAACACTAGATCGTATGTGAAAACCCGGATCACGACTGACTCTTTTGTGTCCTTGGCATCTTGAGTCTGGCTCCGAACAGATTAGGAGGCAAGTTGGTCTTGTCTATATTTTCCGGTGTGGAGGGCTTGCTCGTGGTTGTCTTGAACGTCTTGCGTGTTGTGGCCTGCAGGTTTGCCAGAGGAGAGTCACTGACCGCACGGCCAGCGTTCTCCCTGGGCTGAATGAATGAGTGGTAGCCACCCTTGTTACCCGTGCTTGTGCTTGTGCTCATAGAAACGGAGGTCTTTATTGCTACTTTCTTCTCCTCCGCTTGGGGTCCGACAGTTTCGATCTTGACAGTCGACGTCTGGGAGTCCTTGTCCTCGGTTTGCGAGTACTGCACCTTGCTTTGCGAAGTCTTTCCAGATAGTTTCTTATTCAGGTCGCTTTCTGACCCAATGAACTGTATCTCGGCGTCCTTGAAAAGCCTGTTGAATTCTTCCACTGTCATTCGCACGTACCCTGGTGGTGGCTTGTGTTGGGCTGGCGCGTAATAGGCGTGATAGAGTTgtgccttttcttcttccttctgcACGGTCGGCGTCTGTATAGGATGAAAGTGAATTGCTCCTCTCTGTgcagttttttctttctgttcctgCTGCGGTGCCTCGCTGGTTGCCTTCGAGTCAGGAGCCGGGGCCTCTGTAATTTCATCTGTGTATTGGTCATAATCTACTTCCTCTGTCTCAGAGTCCGAAGTGTGTCCCGTGTCTTCCTTGGACGGTTCCCTGCTATCTTCCTCCGGAGCTCTTTCCTGGTGATGTCCATCCTTCTGGCTTTCCTGGTAAACCGGATCTCCGCGGCTGTGGTTCTCTTGTTTGCGGTCATCGGGGTGATAGGGCGAGTGGTCGTAGTAGTGCTCCTTATTGCCGGTGGCGTCAGCAGTGGCATTGTAAGTGGGCTGCTGGTGAGTGTCGCGTGCCGCGTCCTGGTGGTGCTGGTGCTGGAAGAATGGCGCGCTCGCCACGTCCTCAGGTCGGTGGTAATGCGTGAACACAGGAGCGGGAGAAGGCTGGGACGTCGTAGCTTGAGGGTGCCTAGGTGGAAATGGTGGCGGCTCGTGTTGCGACGGCGCTATGATGTTAAGGTTGATGCCGTCAACGCGTATTGGGTGGCCGCTCGGATGAATACCCGTCGCGAGAACGTCAGCCGGAACGTCCTCTACGTGAATTCTGGGAGGCTGTCTAGGATCATAGTCTCCCTGCGGACGTCCACGGACTATCTCGGCGCTTATGGTGTGCTCCTGGTATCCTGGATAGGGGACCGaatgctgctggtgctgctggtgctgctggtgATGCTGCTGCTGGTACTCTAGATGGTGCTGTTGCAGTTGCTGGTGTGGGTGTGGCTGGTCTCGTTTCAGCGGTGGTGGGCGCTGCTGCAGGTGCTGcggtggagggggagggggtgggggcggCGGCAACGGTTGTGGAGGCCTTCTCGGCGCTTGCCGATCGAAGTTGGGAGGATCGTGAGGCCTGGCAGTGACGAAGTGCTGTTGACTGTCCGCGTGAGCCACGTCGCCATCCAGTCCGCCGTAGTGGTGAGACAGTGGAGGAGCCTCCAGCTGCTGCAAGGGGCCCGGATGTGGAAATTGAACTGCGTTGCCTGTTAGGATGGGACCCTGAACGACAGCCAAGTGTACGGGCGTGGCCCCCATCACTTGATGCTGCACGTTCTGCATAGCGTGCAGCGCGTTCTGCACGAGCAACTGCTCGTTCATGCCTCCCCCTCCGTAATTCTTGCCTtgtgaattttgttgctttctgttcATCTCTCCGGGCTTTTTGGGCATCTCCGTGTAAGTAGGCTTGTGTGGCGGCGGCGCGGTAGCCCTCGGCTTAGGGTACCAGCGGAAGATGTTCTTGTCGGGGCGCGGGTGGTACGGTGGAGCCGTCGGATGCTCACCGTACTGGCCTCCAGGTCCCGGGTGGGCTAGCTGGACGCCAGGTGGAAGGCCCTGTACGGATGACACATCCTGGTAGGCTTCGGGACCGCCGTGACCAGGCCCGTGGCCTTGACCGCCGTGGGCTGAGTTTACCATGGCTGCTATGAGTCGTTCCACGTCCGGCGCTACTGCACCTGACGCGTGCACGTGTTGTAGCAGCTGCTCGATGTTGGACGGCTGGATGCTTCCGTCCAGGCCCGCCAGGGCCGACATGATCTGCTCGCCCTGACCTTGAAGCACGGGGTGGATGTTGACCGGCAGCTTGCTCAATACGCTCTCGAGGCCCAATGGTGAGGGATCCGACGCGTGAGGGTCCGAACCGTCATGAAGAAGTTGGTGAGGTAGCTGGGGCCTCTCATCTCCTATGGGGCTTCCGTGCACGATTTGCGAGCCACTCGACTTGAGATCGTCGCCGCCCTCGGGCTTTCCGGCGTCCTTCtggtagtcgtcgtcgtcgtctcctgcCAAGTTGGTTTCGGGTTTTGTGGCGTACCACGCCGGGCTCGAACCTTTAGCTTGTTGACCGGAGTTCGACTGGTGCTTGACGTACAGCACCGGCTGAAAGTCGCAGCATCCTGCAGCGCTGCCGACAGGCGCGCTGCCCATCGGAACCTGGCGAGCGATCGACTGCGACTCGGCCACCCGTTCAGATGCGCTGGAGGCTTCCGCCTTCAGGTCTTCCTGCAAAGTGCGTTTCATCGCAGACACAGTAAAGAAATGCGCGCTCGCTTCGCAAAAACAATATTTCAAGGGACAATAGATAGAAACACTAATTAGCTTAGAGTGAAGAGTTGTAATTTTAAAACAccattttcgttaatttcgcggtAATTGTTTGATTATATACTGGTAGAAAAGATCAAGGTCAACGCTCCATATCCTGAATTTTCGGTCGATAAGCTAATGGCGGAACATATCTGTTATGTCGCTGATTTCTTTAGGTTTATTAACAAATGATGCCATATTGCGCAGCaagctattgcaggagtgaaTACATACATTTCTTCCAatcaacagaagaaaaatagaatATAGGAATAAaagagaaacaaacaaaccatAGAAACACTGTGGGATCAAAGAGGCAGCATAAAAAGAACAATATCATCAATGAGATAGCTGATCAATTAACATAATGACGCAATTTATCAACGAAATTCATCATTAGGTAGCTAGCGAAAAGACCCCTCAAGGCCAATCCAAATCTTCATAGTATATGCAAAGAAGGAAGACTTAAAACAATCGAGCAAATATTTTAATTGGACAATGTTTGGATGGCGACTTCGTCGGGTATATAGGCCGAGAAGAAGAGTTAGTGAAAACCAAAGGTGCTTTGATG
This region includes:
- the LOC126536791 gene encoding uncharacterized protein, with protein sequence MHQPWSTALWLLPLVVSAASPSSAGDSEEQPKATASGTRSRRNALEELQSQIRWEYGGWRPIMPGSPFFFVKTSRAVPLDGSASALTPVRMRAPQLHNSLLKDESKEDLKAEASSASERVAESQSIARQVPMGSAPVGSAAGCCDFQPVLYVKHQSNSGQQAKGSSPAWYATKPETNLAGDDDDDYQKDAGKPEGGDDLKSSGSQIVHGSPIGDERPQLPHQLLHDGSDPHASDPSPLGLESVLSKLPVNIHPVLQGQGEQIMSALAGLDGSIQPSNIEQLLQHVHASGAVAPDVERLIAAMVNSAHGGQGHGPGHGGPEAYQDVSSVQGLPPGVQLAHPGPGGQYGEHPTAPPYHPRPDKNIFRWYPKPRATAPPPHKPTYTEMPKKPGEMNRKQQNSQGKNYGGGGMNEQLLVQNALHAMQNVQHQVMGATPVHLAVVQGPILTGNAVQFPHPGPLQQLEAPPLSHHYGGLDGDVAHADSQQHFVTARPHDPPNFDRQAPRRPPQPLPPPPPPPPPPQHLQQRPPPLKRDQPHPHQQLQQHHLEYQQQHHQQHQQHQQHSVPYPGYQEHTISAEIVRGRPQGDYDPRQPPRIHVEDVPADVLATGIHPSGHPIRVDGINLNIIAPSQHEPPPFPPRHPQATTSQPSPAPVFTHYHRPEDVASAPFFQHQHHQDAARDTHQQPTYNATADATGNKEHYYDHSPYHPDDRKQENHSRGDPVYQESQKDGHHQERAPEEDSREPSKEDTGHTSDSETEEVDYDQYTDEITEAPAPDSKATSEAPQQEQKEKTAQRGAIHFHPIQTPTVQKEEEKAQLYHAYYAPAQHKPPPGYVRMTVEEFNRLFKDAEIQFIGSESDLNKKLSGKTSQSKVQYSQTEDKDSQTSTVKIETVGPQAEEKKVAIKTSVSMSTSTSTGNKGGYHSFIQPRENAGRAVSDSPLANLQATTRKTFKTTTSKPSTPENIDKTNLPPNLFGARLKMPRTQKSQS